In a genomic window of Vanessa tameamea isolate UH-Manoa-2023 chromosome 31, ilVanTame1 primary haplotype, whole genome shotgun sequence:
- the LOC113393639 gene encoding U6 snRNA-associated Sm-like protein LSm4 has protein sequence MLPLSLLRTAQNHPMLVELKNGETYNGHLVSCDNWMNINLREVICTSRDGDKFWRMPECYIRGSTIKYLRIPDEVIDMVKEETQVKARGRGEVNKGRGGQNMRSGRGGSRGAFGNRGRPAPLARGGGNTGRPQNKNKK, from the coding sequence atgcttCCTCTATCGTTGTTACGCACAGCCCAAAATCATCCAATGTTAGTCGAATTGAAAAATGGCGAAACCTACAACGGTCATCTTGTCAGCTGTGATAATTGGATGAATATCAATTTGAGAGAAGTTATTTGTACGTCTAGAGACGGTGACAAGTTCTGGAGGATGCCAGAATGTTATATTCGTGGCAGCACGATAAAATACCTTCGAATACCAGACGAAGTTATTGACATGGTTAAAGAAGAAACGCAAGTTAAAGCCAGAGGCCGTGGCGAGGTCAATAAAGGTAGAGGTGGGCAGAATATGAGGTCAGGAAGAGGTGGCAGTCGTGGTGCATTCGGAAATCGCGGCAGACCCGCGCCCTTAGCTCGCGGTGGCGGGAACACGGGTCGaccacagaataaaaataaaaaatga